The DNA region CTTCTCGCTCGCGATGCTCGTCGTCTACCCGCGCGTGATCGCCCCGCTGTTCAACGACTTTGAGCCGATCGAGACCGGCGACCTCCGGGAGGCCGTCGAGCGCGTCTTCGAACGCGCGGGCTTCACCTGCGACGGCATCTACCTCATGGACGCGAGCAAGCGCTCCTCACACTCGAACGCCTACTTCGTCGGCTTCGGACGGACCAAACGGGTCGTCCTCTTCGATACGCTGGTCGATCAGATGACCCTCGAGCAGGTCGAGGCCGTCCTCGCTCACGAACTCGCCCACTGGAAGCGCGCGCACATCTGGAAGCAGTTCGGCGTCGGCACCCTCCGCGTGGGCGCAATGTTCGTCGCGCTCTGGGCGCTCCTCCAGACCTCGTGGCTGTACGCGATGTTCGGCCTCCCGGAGACCGCCTACGTCGGCCTCGCCGTCGGCGCGCTCTGGATCCAGCCGCTGGCGAAGCTCACCCGACCACTCGAGAACAAACTGTCTCTGGCCCACGAGCGAGAGGCCGACGCGTTCGCGATCGAGGTCATGGGAAGCGGCCAACCGCTGATCGACGGGCTCTGTCGGCTGACCAGCGAGAACCTCTCGAACCCGTTCCCACACCCGTGGTACGCAACGTTCCACTACACCCACCCGCCGATTCCCGACCGGATTCGCTACATCCAGGGCCTCGATGGCGAGTCACCGGAATCGACGGACCCGGCGGTCGCAGACGGCGCCTGAACGTCACCTTCCGCCGACCGAAACCATTTATGCCCGCCGATTTAAATCAGGAGCATAATGCGGAAAAGTGGGCCGCCGAAAGGCATCATCGCGTACCTCGTCCTCGAGTTGCTCGAGGAGAAACCCCGATACGGCTACGAAATTCTCAAGGAAATCCGTGAGATCAGCGGTGGCCACTGGGAGCCGTCCTACGGGTCGGTGTACCCGATCCTCTACAAGTTCGAGGAGAAGGGGTGGGCCGAGCGCATCGAACGCGAGGACGAACCCGACCGAAAGTACTTCGAGCTCACCGACGATGGGCAGGCCGAACTCGAGAACCGACGGGATGACAGTGCCGAGA from Natronosalvus rutilus includes:
- a CDS encoding M48 family metallopeptidase, encoding MLGYHLAFLVLVVGTTAFFSALSFLNVRYGERALEREQEWVTSRLDFDDLDRVAAYQQATTRLSQVQTWVTLALVLAALYSGALGAVVDALEGLGYGPVVTGVGFFAGVLVALQLLSLPFDAYATFVIEERFDFNEQTPALFVKDLVLGTLVGVVITAALAAGVLWFVDVVPTYWPLAAVALYVAFSLAMLVVYPRVIAPLFNDFEPIETGDLREAVERVFERAGFTCDGIYLMDASKRSSHSNAYFVGFGRTKRVVLFDTLVDQMTLEQVEAVLAHELAHWKRAHIWKQFGVGTLRVGAMFVALWALLQTSWLYAMFGLPETAYVGLAVGALWIQPLAKLTRPLENKLSLAHEREADAFAIEVMGSGQPLIDGLCRLTSENLSNPFPHPWYATFHYTHPPIPDRIRYIQGLDGESPESTDPAVADGA
- a CDS encoding PadR family transcriptional regulator; the protein is MRKSGPPKGIIAYLVLELLEEKPRYGYEILKEIREISGGHWEPSYGSVYPILYKFEEKGWAERIEREDEPDRKYFELTDDGQAELENRRDDSAEKARDFADVILGFFHVYAAFSTDERFDIPELEGQWRFDETFSAWVVEQVVRHHEHYFDATFERIDDTPEEFYERQGIDESDS